From one Macaca nemestrina isolate mMacNem1 chromosome 3, mMacNem.hap1, whole genome shotgun sequence genomic stretch:
- the LOC105463513 gene encoding probable RNA-binding protein 46 isoform X3, translating into MNEENIDGTNGCSKVRTGTQNEAALLALMEKTGYNMVQENGQRKFGGPPPGWEGPPPPRGCEVFVGKIPRDMYEDELVPVFERAGKIYEFRLMMEFSGENRGYAFVMYTTKEEAQLAIRILNNYEIRPGKFIGVCVSLDNCRLFIGAIPKEKKKEEILDEMKKVTEGVVDVIVYPSATDKTKNRGFAFVEYESHRAAAMARRKLIPGTFQLWGHTIQVDWADPEKEVDEETMQRVKVLYVRNLMISTTEETIKAEFNKFKPGAVERVKKLRDYAFVHFFNREDAVAAMSVMNGKCIDGASIEVTLAKPVNKENTWRQHLNGQISPNSENLIVFANKEESHPKTLGKLPTLPARLNGQHSPSPPEVERCTYPFYPGTKLTPISMYSLKSNHFNSAVMHLDYYCNKNNWAPPEYYLYSTTSQDGKVLLVYKIVIPAIANGSQSYFMPDKLCTTLEDAKELAAQFTLLHLGPF; encoded by the exons atgaatgaagaaaatatagatgGAACAAATGGATGCAGTAAAGTTCGAACTGGTACTCAGAATGAAGCAGCATTACTTGCTTTGATGGAAAAGACTGGTTACAACATGGTTCAGgaaaatggacaaaggaaatTTGGTGGTCCTCCTCCAG GTTGGGAAGGTCCACCTCCACCTAGAGGCTGTGAAGTTTTTGTAGGAAAAATACCTCGTGATATGTATGAAGATGAGTTAGTTCCTGTATTTGAAAGAGCTGGGAAGATATATGAATTTCGACTTATGATGGAATTTAGTGGTGAAAATCGAGGTTATGCTTTTGTGATGTACACTACAAAAGAAGAAGCCCAGTTAGCCATCAGAATTCTTAATAATTATGAAATTCGACCAGGGAAGTTTATTGGTGTGTGTGTAAGCTTGGATAATTGTAGGTTATTTATTGGAGCTATTcccaaggaaaagaagaaagaagaaattttagaTGAAATGAAGAAAGTTACAGAAGGAGTTGTAGATGTCATTGTTTATCCAAGTGCAACTGATAAGACCAAAAATCGTGGTTTTGCATTTGTGGAATATGAATCTCACAGAGCTGCTGCTATGGCAAGGAGGAAACTAATTCCAG gaacATTCCAACTATGGGGCCACACCATTCAGGTAGATTGGGCTGACCCAGAGAAAGAAGTGGATGAGGAAACCATGCAGAGAGTTAAAGTTCTTTATGTAAGAAATTTAATGATCTCAACTACAGAGGAAACAATTAAAGCAGAATTCAATAAATTTAAGCCTGGTGCAGTTGAACGAGTAAAGAAACTTAGAGATTATGCTTTTGTTCACTTTTTCAACCGAGAAGATGCAGTGGCAGCCATGTCTGTTATGAATGGAAAATGCATTGATGGAGCAAGTATTGAGGTAACACTAGCTAAACcagtaaataaagaaaacactTGGAGACAGCATCTTAATGGTCAGATTAGTCCAAATTCTGAAAATCTGATTGTGTTTGCTAACAAAGAAGAGAGCCACCCAAAAACTCTAGGCAAGCTGCCAACTCTTCCTGCTCGTCTTAATGGTCAACATAGCCCAAGTCCGCCTGAAGTTGAAAGATGCACTTACCCTTTTTATCCTGGAACAAAGCTTACTCCGATTAgtatgtattctttaaaatccaATCATTTTAATTCTGCAGTAATGCATTTGGATTATTACTGCAACAAAAATAATTGGGCACCACCagaatattatttatattcaaCAACAAGTCAAGATGGGAAAGTACTCTTGGTCTATAAGATAGTTATTCCTGCTATTGCAAATGGATCCCAGAGTTACTTCATGCCAGACAAACTCTGTACTACGTTAGAAGATGCAAAGGAACTGGCAGCCCAGTTTACATTACTTCATTTgg
- the LOC105463513 gene encoding probable RNA-binding protein 46 isoform X2, with translation MNEENIDGTNGCSKVRTGTQNEAALLALMEKTGYNMVQENGQRKFGGPPPGWEGPPPPRGCEVFVGKIPRDMYEDELVPVFERAGKIYEFRLMMEFSGENRGYAFVMYTTKEEAQLAIRILNNYEIRPGKFIGVCVSLDNCRLFIGAIPKEKKKEEILDEMKKVTEGVVDVIVYPSATDKTKNRGFAFVEYESHRAAAMARRKLIPGTFQLWGHTIQVDWADPEKEVDEETMQRVKVLYVRNLMISTTEETIKAEFNKFKPGAVERVKKLRDYAFVHFFNREDAVAAMSVMNGKCIDGASIEVTLAKPVNKENTWRQHLNGQISPNSENLIVFANKEESHPKTLGKLPTLPARLNGQHSPSPPEVERCTYPFYPGTKLTPISMYSLKSNHFNSAVMHLDYYCNKNNWAPPEYYLYSTTSQDGKVLLVYKIVIPAIANGSQSYFMPDKLCTTLEDAKELAAQFTLLHLDREHNLFSLDLCRRIWRK, from the exons atgaatgaagaaaatatagatgGAACAAATGGATGCAGTAAAGTTCGAACTGGTACTCAGAATGAAGCAGCATTACTTGCTTTGATGGAAAAGACTGGTTACAACATGGTTCAGgaaaatggacaaaggaaatTTGGTGGTCCTCCTCCAG GTTGGGAAGGTCCACCTCCACCTAGAGGCTGTGAAGTTTTTGTAGGAAAAATACCTCGTGATATGTATGAAGATGAGTTAGTTCCTGTATTTGAAAGAGCTGGGAAGATATATGAATTTCGACTTATGATGGAATTTAGTGGTGAAAATCGAGGTTATGCTTTTGTGATGTACACTACAAAAGAAGAAGCCCAGTTAGCCATCAGAATTCTTAATAATTATGAAATTCGACCAGGGAAGTTTATTGGTGTGTGTGTAAGCTTGGATAATTGTAGGTTATTTATTGGAGCTATTcccaaggaaaagaagaaagaagaaattttagaTGAAATGAAGAAAGTTACAGAAGGAGTTGTAGATGTCATTGTTTATCCAAGTGCAACTGATAAGACCAAAAATCGTGGTTTTGCATTTGTGGAATATGAATCTCACAGAGCTGCTGCTATGGCAAGGAGGAAACTAATTCCAG gaacATTCCAACTATGGGGCCACACCATTCAGGTAGATTGGGCTGACCCAGAGAAAGAAGTGGATGAGGAAACCATGCAGAGAGTTAAAGTTCTTTATGTAAGAAATTTAATGATCTCAACTACAGAGGAAACAATTAAAGCAGAATTCAATAAATTTAAGCCTGGTGCAGTTGAACGAGTAAAGAAACTTAGAGATTATGCTTTTGTTCACTTTTTCAACCGAGAAGATGCAGTGGCAGCCATGTCTGTTATGAATGGAAAATGCATTGATGGAGCAAGTATTGAGGTAACACTAGCTAAACcagtaaataaagaaaacactTGGAGACAGCATCTTAATGGTCAGATTAGTCCAAATTCTGAAAATCTGATTGTGTTTGCTAACAAAGAAGAGAGCCACCCAAAAACTCTAGGCAAGCTGCCAACTCTTCCTGCTCGTCTTAATGGTCAACATAGCCCAAGTCCGCCTGAAGTTGAAAGATGCACTTACCCTTTTTATCCTGGAACAAAGCTTACTCCGATTAgtatgtattctttaaaatccaATCATTTTAATTCTGCAGTAATGCATTTGGATTATTACTGCAACAAAAATAATTGGGCACCACCagaatattatttatattcaaCAACAAGTCAAGATGGGAAAGTACTCTTGGTCTATAAGATAGTTATTCCTGCTATTGCAAATGGATCCCAGAGTTACTTCATGCCAGACAAACTCTGTACTACGTTAGAAGATGCAAAGGAACTGGCAGCCCAGTTTACATTACTTCATTTgg